A single window of Eucalyptus grandis isolate ANBG69807.140 chromosome 1, ASM1654582v1, whole genome shotgun sequence DNA harbors:
- the LOC104429667 gene encoding glutathione S-transferase U19 translates to MSKEEVVLLGCWVSPFCMRVKIALNEKGIEYEDREEDLFGGKSELLLNSNPIHKKVPVLLHYGKPLSESTIIVGYIDETWASPPLLPSCAYGRAKARFWADFIDKKLHDAGAQIWRANGEEREVGTRDFIEILKQQEEALGERNYFGGEGDAFGFVDIIAIGMASWFPAYEKFGGFKVEDHCPKLSGWIKRCKQRESVRKVLPDPEKVYEFLVMFRKMQGLD, encoded by the exons ATGTCTAAAGAGGAGGTGGTGCTTTTGGGTTGTTGGGTGAGCCCATTTTGCATGAGAGTGAAGATTGCGTTGAACGAGAAGGGCATTGAGTATGAGGACAGAGAGGAGGATTTGTTCGGAGGCAAAAGCGAGTTGTTGCTCAACTCGAATCCGATCCATAAGAAAGTGCCGGTGCTCTTGCACTATGGGAAGCCCTTGTCTGAGTCCACCATCATAGTTGGGTACATTGATGAGACATGGGCTTCACCACCTTTGCTCCCGAGTTGTGCATATGGGCGCGCCAAGGCCAGGTTTTGGGCGGATTTCATCGATAAAAAG CTGCATGATGCGGGGGCCCAGATATGGAGGGCAAatggagaggagagggaggtgGGAACGAGGGACTTCATAGAGATATTGAAGCAACAAGAGGAAGCCCTTGGGGAGAGAAACTACTTTGGGGGAGAGGGAGATGCATTTGGGTTCGTGGACATCATCGCCATTGGAATGGCCTCGTGGTTCCCTGCGTACGAGAAGTTCGGGGGCTTCAAGGTCGAGGATCACTGTCCCAAGCTGTCGGGTTGGATCAAGAGGTGCAAGCAGAGGGAGAGCGTGCGCAAGGTCCTTCCCGACCCGGAAAAGGTCTACGAGTTCCTGGTCATGTTCAGGAAGATGCAAGGTCTCGACTAA
- the LOC104429387 gene encoding LOW QUALITY PROTEIN: pentatricopeptide repeat-containing protein At1g09820 (The sequence of the model RefSeq protein was modified relative to this genomic sequence to represent the inferred CDS: deleted 1 base in 1 codon) — protein MNSITFNSLARFMRFPPGKVVRIGSFLSLPSTTTTTTLPLPLFPGDKPALRSLCSSRSLVDVPTLTELVSKQHYSELKARLRGSGSDPAAILRQFLDSGSDPDLALRYFRWSRDELGLSHPLELTFRLAHSLADAKKYPKVRSFLDEFVRVSDGDTVSSIFHSISNCGGGFCNGSIIVDMLVWAYAKNGKTQMGFEAFKRAGDYGYKLSVVSCNPLMSNLANEGAVGDLEWVYKEMIRGRIKLNVVSFNTLISGLCKARKLNKARDVVEDMKACGVSPNVVTYNALIDGHCKSGGLTRMYKADATLKEMIESKIRPNEITYNILMDGYCKDENMVAAVKVFEEMQRQGLKPNLVTYNSLINGHCNSGEISKAVSLRDQMLSSGLKPNIITYNVLIHGFGKNGMFKEAKEMLDVIEKEGLVPNVVTFNILIDACCNSGKIEEAFLIHASMASKGVLPDILTYNSLITGLCREGKMDKAEKLFGEMKDNSLKPNVVTYNILIGSLCKKRESRKAHRLLDRMVKIGLSPNHVTYDTLMDGYCTEGNLRAAVKVRELMQKEGLRANIATFNVLIKGFCKQGKLENANSLLNEMLERGMVPNRTTYDIIREEMLDKGFVPDIDGHMYNVSG, from the exons ATGAACTCCATCACCTTCAACTCGCTCGCCAGGTTCATGCGCTTCCCTCCGGGAAAGGTCGTCCGCATCggctccttcctctctctcccctcgacgacgacgacgacgacgcttCCCCTCCCGCTTTTCCCGGGAGACAAGCCTGCCCTCCGTTCGCTCTGCTCCTCGCGCTCCCTCGTCGACGTGCCGACCCTGACGGAGCTGGTGTCGAAGCAGCACTACTCGGAGCTCAAGGCACGCCTCCGGGGCTCGGGCTCCGACCCCGCCGCGATCCTCCGACAATTTCTCGATTCCGGGTCCGACCCGGATCTCGCTCTCAGGTACTTCAGATGGTCCCGGGACGAGCTAGGGCTCTCCCACCCGCTTGAGCTCACTTTCAGGCTCGCGCACTCGCTGGCGGATGCCAAGAAGTACCCGAAGGTGAGGTCTTTCTTGGATGAATTCGTGAGGGTGAGCGATGGGGACACGGTTTCTTCGATATTTCACTCCATATCGAATTGTGGCGGCGGGTTCTGCAATGGGTCGATCATCGTTGACATGTTGGTGTGGGCATATGCGAAGAATGGGAAGACCCAGATGGGTTTTGAGGCATTTAAGCGGGCTGGTGATTATGGGTATAAGCTGTCGGTTGTTTCTTGTAACCCATTGATGAGTAATTTGGCGAACGAGGGGGCGGTTGGGGATTTGGAGTGGGTTTATAAAGAGATGATCAGGGGGAGGATTAAGCTCAATGTGGTGAGTTTCAATACGTTGATATCGGGCTTGTGTAAAGCTCGGAAATTGAACAAGGCTCGTGACGTGGTCGAAGACATGAAGGCTTGCGGGGTATCCCCGAACGTGGTCACTTACAATGCCCTCATTGATGGACACTGTAAAAGCGGGGGATTGACCAGAATGTATAAGGCAGATGCAACTCTAAAGGAGATGATCGAGAGCAAAATCCGCCCTAATGAGATTACATACAATATTCTCATGGATGGATATTGCAAGGACGAAAATATGGTAGCTGCAGTTAAGGTATTCGAGGAAATGCAGAGGCAAGGATTGAAACCTAATCTTGTCACGTATAATTCTTTGATCAATGGGCACTGTAATAGTGGGGAGATTAGTAAGGCTGTTAGCTTGCGAGATCAAATGTTGAGTTCTGGTTTGAAACCAAACATTATCACCTATAATGTGCTCATACATGGGTTTGGGAAGAATGGTATGTTTAAGGAAGCTAAAGAGATGCTTGATGTCATTGAGAAAGAAGGGTTGGTTCCCAATGTGGTCACATTCAACATTCTAATTGATGCTTGCTGTAACagtggaaaaattgaagaagcaTTCTTGATT CATGCTTCAATGGCGAGCAAGGGTGTTCTCCCTGATATTTTAACATATAATAGTTTGATTACTGGTCTATGCAGAGAAGGGAAAATGGATAAGGCTGAGAAACTGTTTGGGGAGATGAAGGATAACAGCTTAAAGCCCAATGTGGTCACGTATAACATATTAATTGGTTCATTGTGCAAGAAGAGAGAGTCTAGAAAGGCACATAGGCTCTTGGATCGTATGGTTAAAATTGGTTTGAGTCCCAATCATGTGACTTATGATACTCTAATGGATGGATATTGCACAGAAGGGAATCTCAGAGCAGCAGTGAAGGTTAGGGAACTAATGCAGAAAGAAGGGTTGCGAGCAAATATTGCTACATTTAACGTGTTGATTAAGGGTTTCTGCAAGCAGGGAAAACTAGAAAATGCAAATAGCCTGCTTAATGAAATGTTGGAGAGAGGCATGGTGCCAAATCGAACTACCTATGATATAATTAGAGAGGAGATGTTAGATAAGGGCTTTGTACCAGATATAGATGGGCACATGTATAATGTTTCGGGCTGA
- the LOC104429074 gene encoding uncharacterized protein LOC104429074: protein MAMVLRRVLLNGRAISSTGASPIAQSDSFAPAFSRFFSKPAPYAVKVGIPEFLQGIGRGVEAHVAKLESEIGDFNRLLVSRTLKLKKLGIPCKHRKLILKYTHKYRVGLWRPRAAPMKA, encoded by the exons ATGGCGATGGTTCTGCGGCGAGTCCTTCTCAACGGGAGGGCAATTTCGTCGACCGGTGCCTCGCCGATTGCGCAATCGGATTCGTTCGCTCCTGCATTTTCCAGATTCTTCTCCAAGCCCGCTCCATATGCGG TGAAGGTTGGGATTCCGGAGTTTTTGCAGGGTATTGGCAGAGGGGTTGAAGCCCATGTTGCCAAGCTCGAGTCTGAGATTGGTGACTTCAACAGGTTACTTGTTTCCCGCACACTTAAGCTCAAGAAGCTCGGCATCCCTTGCAAACAT AGGAAGCTGATATTGAAGTACACCCACAAATACAGGGTCGGACTATGGAGACCTAGAGCTGCACCCATGAAAGCTTAA